Proteins encoded by one window of Sulfurospirillum barnesii SES-3:
- a CDS encoding type IV secretion system DNA-binding domain-containing protein — MIDTIIDFMFSWYFGFLLVLFILLYGNIFTKEKMGFKCNKFVDTSSLNPLDVIDGKKWTSTRDLAKYRQKSKKDFFIGNFRFSPSVLKNCKPPWWWRRKKEKTSIYLTRENLITSTMIFGGMKSGKSICFLNFLDNITAYDNALVHDGTKLEFIAKTYNPIRDIIYNFYDDRATVHNILDEDTAIQAHFFQLMLSATAGKNSDSGFFTTGASEHIQNLALLANAQNFTCAKDKWNFFVVKLETLVENALNDGQKSEKDVIATLKQIMTPFLLMNYRIQDDAETFTIDEFLDKNHAAKLFVSYPRKLQANMQGLSAAFISMYTMVHLSRPDTDNKLYLYLLDELSSYLRVLGDDVDTLKDQTELLRSKGGAFLGGLQGKEEEEKYNKILDKTVTQKLFFRTDGRDTKTLLQESIGKVTYICGKDSVSTQGIKAKTTSFATDQKEINVVKEDDFLELGEKFEYIASIGDDLYRGYIPIPPDEAERIAKVRTIKKKKLSKEKEDLEIEKTYKNKPFIPYVNLKAFEDYLAARYESYQIKRDKQNITQKLTKKFLNTDTDL; from the coding sequence ATGATAGATACAATCATAGATTTTATGTTCAGTTGGTATTTTGGGTTCTTGTTGGTTTTATTTATTTTGCTCTATGGCAACATTTTTACAAAGGAAAAAATGGGCTTTAAATGCAATAAGTTTGTGGATACTTCATCTTTAAACCCTCTTGATGTGATAGATGGTAAAAAATGGACAAGCACAAGGGATTTAGCTAAATACCGTCAGAAGAGCAAAAAAGACTTCTTTATTGGTAATTTTCGTTTTTCACCGAGTGTTCTAAAAAACTGTAAGCCACCGTGGTGGTGGCGACGGAAGAAAGAAAAAACATCTATTTATTTAACCCGTGAAAACCTCATAACTTCAACTATGATTTTTGGAGGTATGAAGTCAGGTAAGTCAATCTGTTTTTTAAATTTCCTTGATAATATCACTGCATACGATAATGCACTGGTGCATGACGGCACGAAGCTTGAATTTATAGCTAAAACATACAATCCTATCAGGGATATTATTTACAATTTCTATGATGATAGGGCTACTGTTCATAATATTTTGGACGAAGATACCGCCATTCAAGCACACTTTTTTCAACTTATGCTCTCAGCAACAGCAGGGAAAAATAGCGATTCAGGTTTTTTTACAACAGGTGCAAGTGAGCATATTCAAAATCTAGCACTTCTCGCCAACGCTCAAAATTTTACTTGTGCAAAAGATAAGTGGAATTTCTTTGTGGTTAAATTAGAGACTTTGGTTGAAAATGCTTTAAATGATGGTCAAAAGAGTGAAAAGGATGTAATAGCAACACTTAAGCAGATTATGACTCCATTTTTACTGATGAACTATCGAATACAGGACGATGCAGAGACTTTTACTATTGATGAGTTTTTGGATAAAAATCATGCCGCTAAACTCTTTGTTTCATATCCTCGTAAGCTACAAGCAAACATGCAAGGGCTATCAGCTGCTTTTATCAGCATGTACACAATGGTACATTTGTCAAGACCAGATACAGATAATAAGCTCTATCTCTATCTACTAGATGAACTTTCTTCTTATTTGAGAGTTTTAGGCGATGATGTTGACACATTAAAAGATCAGACAGAGCTTTTACGTAGCAAAGGTGGCGCCTTTCTAGGTGGTTTGCAAGGTAAAGAAGAGGAAGAAAAATATAATAAAATCCTCGATAAAACAGTCACTCAAAAGCTCTTTTTTAGAACGGATGGTCGAGATACAAAAACGCTACTCCAAGAGTCAATCGGCAAAGTCACTTATATATGTGGCAAAGATAGCGTCTCAACCCAAGGGATCAAAGCCAAGACTACATCATTTGCTACCGACCAAAAAGAAATCAATGTCGTAAAAGAAGATGATTTTTTAGAATTAGGTGAGAAATTTGAGTATATCGCAAGTATTGGAGACGACCTATATCGTGGTTATATTCCAATTCCACCAGATGAAGCGGAAAGAATAGCCAAGGTAAGGACGATCAAAAAGAAAAAGTTATCAAAAGAAAAAGAAGATTTAGAGATAGAAAAAACATACAAAAACAAACCTTTTATCCCGTATGTTAATCTCAAGGCTTTTGAAGATTATCTTGCCGCACGGTATGAGTCCTATCAAATAAAAAGAGACAAACAAAATATCACACAAAAACTCACTAAAAAATTTCTGAACACAGATACTGATTTATGA